From Micromonospora rifamycinica, a single genomic window includes:
- a CDS encoding phage holin family protein, with amino-acid sequence MGFLIRLVITAIALWVTTLIVPGVDVSGRNGANTALTLLVVALIFGVVNAVLKPVIKVVGCVFYLLTLGLFALVVNALLFLLTDRIARALDLPFRVDGFWAAFWGAIVMAVVTWLISVVVPDRRETR; translated from the coding sequence GTGGGCTTCCTGATCCGACTGGTGATCACGGCGATCGCGCTGTGGGTCACCACGCTGATCGTGCCCGGGGTCGACGTCTCCGGGCGCAACGGTGCGAACACCGCCCTCACCCTGCTGGTGGTGGCGCTGATCTTCGGCGTGGTCAACGCGGTGCTCAAGCCGGTGATCAAGGTGGTCGGCTGCGTGTTCTACCTGCTCACCCTGGGGTTGTTCGCGCTGGTGGTGAACGCGCTGCTGTTCCTGCTGACCGACCGGATCGCCCGCGCCCTCGACCTGCCGTTCCGGGTGGACGGTTTCTGGGCCGCCTTCTGGGGGGCCATCGTGATGGCGGTGGTGACCTGGCTGATCAGCGTCGTCGTGCCGGACCGTCGGGAGACCCGGTGA